The segment GATCGACGGCTATGGCTGCGCCGGCATCAACTACGTGTCCTACGGGCTGATCGCCCGCGAGTTCGAGCGCGTCGACACCAGCTTCCGCTCCGCGCTCGGCGTTCAGAGCACGCTGGCCATGATGCCGATCTATCTCTACGGCTCGGAACAGCAGCGGCAGAACTACCTGCCGGCACTCGGCGCCGCCGAACGGCTCGGCTGCTTCGGGCTGACCGAGCCCGATCACGGCTCGGACCCCTCGGGCATGAAATCGCGAGCCCGCTCCGTCGAGGGCGGTTACCGGCTGAGCGGCAGCAAGACCTGGATCACCCACGCCCCGATTGCCGACGTCATGATCGTCTGGGCAAAGAACGACGAAGGCGTCGTCAACGGCTTCATCCTCGAACGTGGCATGAAGGGTCTGTCGACCGGCAAGATCGAGGGCAAGTTTTCCGTCCGCGCCTCCCCGACCGGCCAGATCCACATGGACGATGTGTTCGTGCCCGAGGAAAACCGCCTGCCGGGCGCGCGCGGCATCAGCGCCCCCTTCGGCTGCCTCAACAATGCCCGGTTCGGCATCTGCTGGGGCGCGATCGGATCCGCCGAGGCCTGCTGGCATGCCTCGCGGCAATACGCGCTCGATCGTCTGCAATTCGGCAAGCCGTTGGCCGCGAACCAGCTTATCCAGAAAAAGCTCGCCGACATGCAGACCGATATTACCCTCGGGCTGCTCGCCTGCCTGCATGTCAGCCGGCTGCGCGACGAAGGCAAGGCGTCGTCCGAAATGGTCTCTCTGCTCAAGCGCAACAATGCCGGAAAGGCGCTCGATATCGCCCGGCAGGCCCGCGATATCCACGGCGGCAACGGCATATCCGACGAATATCCCATCATCCGGCACCTAATGAATATGGAAACGGTCAACACGCTGGAAGGCACGCATGATATCCACGCGCTCGTACTGGGGCGCGCACAAACCGGCATTTCAGCATTCTAGGACAAGAACAAAATGACGCTTGCGGCAACCGACCGAAACGAAATCATCAAGAAACTGATCTCTCCGGAATCCGTGGCGATCATTGGCGCGTCCGCCGACTTCGCCAAAGTCAACGGACGGCCGCTGAAGCACCTGATCGAAAAGGGCTACAAGGGGCGCATCCTTCCGATCAATCCGAAGTATGACGAGATTGCCGGACTGCGCTGCTACCCCGATGTCGCTTCGCTGCCGGAAGCCGCCGACCTGGCAATCGTTGCCGTTCCCGCCGCCGGCGTCATCGCCGCGATCGAACAGCTCGGCCAGCGCGGCATTCGCGCCGCCGTCATTTTCAGCTCCGGCTTCGGTGAAATGGGCGCCGAGGGCAAGTCCCTCGAGGCCCGCCTTGCACAGACTGCGCGCGATGCCGGCGTGTGCCTGCTCGGCCCCAATTGCCTCGGCTTCATCAACGCGTTCGACAATCTCTACGCCACCTTCAGCCAGTACGCGGACGGCGAGACCAATGCGGGCCCGATTGCGTTCGTCACCCAGTCCGGCGCGTTCGGCACCGCCATCGCCGCCCTCGTGCGCCAGCGCGGCCTCGGCCTCGGTTATTTCATCAACACCGGCAACCAGGCCGATCTCGACTTCAGCGAATTGA is part of the Hyphomicrobiales bacterium genome and harbors:
- a CDS encoding acyl-CoA dehydrogenase; translation: MRGIPFDWEDPFLIDSHLNSEEILIRDTARDFAQSQLLPRILEANRHESFDLSLMKELAELGFLGATIDGYGCAGINYVSYGLIAREFERVDTSFRSALGVQSTLAMMPIYLYGSEQQRQNYLPALGAAERLGCFGLTEPDHGSDPSGMKSRARSVEGGYRLSGSKTWITHAPIADVMIVWAKNDEGVVNGFILERGMKGLSTGKIEGKFSVRASPTGQIHMDDVFVPEENRLPGARGISAPFGCLNNARFGICWGAIGSAEACWHASRQYALDRLQFGKPLAANQLIQKKLADMQTDITLGLLACLHVSRLRDEGKASSEMVSLLKRNNAGKALDIARQARDIHGGNGISDEYPIIRHLMNMETVNTLEGTHDIHALVLGRAQTGISAF